The following coding sequences are from one Alkalinema sp. FACHB-956 window:
- a CDS encoding sensor histidine kinase — translation MLMPASAEFVAICQSQLLLLTQSWRITLGAVYLAEEWSGGETPKLVAIAAVPTLEAATAALQRLAQSTREAGSPLPPSLSGQDLSAEMNLLLQPPPRPHLEESLPSPAYLTTLHPYQLVLPLVHEEIVLGFLVTERNDRPWLEIEQQELDPVAKTLTLACVVDQRAQWLDYQQRQQVHQRQHRQDVMDNLIHQFRNPLTALRTFGKLLLRRLATTDANRDVASSIVRESDRLQELLKQLEGAVDPPEVVELALPGVMAPLALGPATGEDGPVPTLDVLGTGGLQLEISALEDILQPVLASAQAIAQEKNQSFQVAIPQGLAAIQVDRSALREVLSNLIDNAIKYTPPGGTIQVQVFQEPHQLALRVSDNGPGIPREDLPRLFERHYRGVQAHTEVPGTGLGLAIARELIHQMHGEIQVFSPPQLEGWMAQDLDPVPTHGTTLLVTLPIVTEDA, via the coding sequence ATGCTAATGCCAGCCAGCGCGGAATTTGTAGCGATTTGTCAGTCTCAGTTGCTGCTGCTGACCCAGTCTTGGCGGATCACCTTGGGGGCCGTCTACTTGGCGGAGGAATGGTCCGGCGGAGAAACGCCTAAGTTGGTTGCGATCGCAGCGGTTCCGACCTTGGAAGCTGCCACCGCCGCTTTGCAGCGGTTAGCTCAATCCACACGGGAGGCTGGATCACCCTTACCCCCTTCGCTGTCTGGGCAGGATTTGTCCGCCGAAATGAACCTGCTGCTCCAGCCTCCCCCGCGCCCGCACCTAGAAGAATCCCTTCCCAGTCCGGCCTATTTAACGACCTTGCATCCCTACCAACTGGTTCTCCCCTTGGTGCATGAAGAAATTGTCTTGGGCTTCCTAGTCACGGAACGCAACGATCGTCCCTGGTTGGAGATTGAACAGCAGGAACTGGATCCTGTAGCCAAGACGCTGACCCTGGCTTGTGTGGTGGATCAACGGGCCCAATGGTTGGATTATCAACAACGGCAGCAAGTACACCAACGGCAGCATCGCCAAGATGTGATGGATAACCTGATCCACCAATTTCGCAATCCCCTGACGGCCCTGCGCACCTTTGGCAAGCTTTTGCTGAGACGGCTAGCGACGACGGATGCCAATCGGGATGTGGCATCCAGTATCGTCCGGGAGAGCGATCGCCTCCAGGAACTTTTAAAGCAATTAGAAGGGGCTGTAGACCCCCCAGAGGTCGTTGAGTTAGCCTTGCCTGGGGTAATGGCCCCCTTAGCCCTCGGCCCTGCCACAGGGGAGGACGGGCCAGTTCCCACGCTCGATGTTCTGGGTACCGGTGGTCTCCAGTTGGAAATTTCGGCATTAGAAGACATTTTGCAACCGGTGCTGGCTTCTGCTCAGGCGATCGCCCAGGAGAAAAATCAAAGTTTTCAGGTGGCCATTCCCCAGGGATTGGCTGCGATCCAGGTCGATCGATCGGCCCTGCGGGAAGTGTTAAGCAACCTGATCGACAATGCCATTAAATACACGCCTCCAGGGGGCACAATCCAGGTGCAAGTGTTTCAGGAGCCCCATCAGTTAGCGCTTCGGGTGAGCGACAATGGCCCTGGCATTCCCCGAGAGGATTTGCCCCGGTTATTCGAGCGCCACTATCGGGGGGTACAGGCTCATACGGAAGTGCCGGGAACGGGGTTAGGACTGGCGATCGCTCGGGAGTTAATCCATCAAATGCATGGGGAAATCCAGGTCTTTAGTCCCCCGCAGCTAGAAGGCTGGATGGCTCAAGACCTGGATCCGGTGCCGACCCATGGCACCACGCTGTTAGTGACTTTACCGATCGTAACGGAAGATGCCTGA
- a CDS encoding cofactor assembly of complex C subunit B, giving the protein MSNSVLISTFLLTLLLAIGLGFFIRASVKDRTEIVQLTSDESEDSLLAKLKQYFAERAYRVSQIDAQANSVVFEGWVRPSLFLAGFLSLLAALGALCLVLVLSFLLPDFTGVWIGLLAFSPLAGVFYWRKAGRNEQVSLKVESEQTIRSGKSLITVKAHRDELAELQRTLNLKSLG; this is encoded by the coding sequence ATGAGTAATTCAGTCTTAATCTCTACGTTTTTGCTCACGCTCCTCTTGGCGATCGGACTTGGCTTCTTTATTCGAGCGTCAGTCAAAGATCGTACAGAGATTGTCCAGTTAACTTCCGATGAATCGGAAGATTCATTGTTGGCCAAGCTTAAGCAATATTTTGCAGAGCGTGCTTACCGTGTATCGCAGATTGATGCTCAGGCAAATTCTGTTGTCTTCGAGGGTTGGGTTCGCCCAAGTTTGTTTCTAGCAGGATTTCTGTCATTGCTAGCAGCGCTGGGTGCACTCTGTTTGGTTCTTGTGCTCTCATTTTTGTTGCCTGACTTCACAGGCGTATGGATAGGATTATTAGCCTTTTCGCCATTGGCCGGTGTGTTTTACTGGCGGAAGGCAGGTCGGAATGAACAGGTTTCGTTAAAGGTTGAATCGGAGCAAACTATTCGATCGGGGAAAAGTCTGATTACTGTGAAAGCTCACCGGGATGAGTTGGCAGAGTTACAGCGAACCCTGAACCTTAAATCTCTCGGATAA
- a CDS encoding response regulator transcription factor: MTVSESKQLRILIVEDDPMMQLGLEQSLGDNPHYTIVGQASDGYTGVEMALDLKPDIIVMDIGLPRLDGIAATQQIRAKLPNVRVVILTSHTTDTEIIAALSSGADAYCIKGADIDRLVTAISVAQEGATYLDPQIARRVIDHLKPPTRPTQIGQLSQRELEVLQLMVEGYSNPEIANALYLSTNTIKTHIRGIMNKLAVDDRVQAAVVALRAGLV; encoded by the coding sequence ATGACTGTAAGCGAATCTAAACAACTTCGCATTCTGATTGTTGAAGATGATCCCATGATGCAGTTGGGGTTAGAGCAATCCCTAGGCGATAATCCCCACTACACGATCGTGGGGCAGGCCAGCGACGGTTATACCGGTGTGGAAATGGCCTTAGACCTTAAGCCGGATATCATCGTCATGGATATTGGCTTGCCCCGGCTAGATGGCATTGCCGCCACGCAGCAAATCCGAGCCAAGTTACCCAATGTCCGAGTGGTGATTCTAACGTCCCATACCACCGATACGGAAATCATCGCAGCCCTCTCCAGTGGAGCAGATGCCTACTGTATTAAGGGTGCAGACATCGATCGACTCGTCACCGCCATTTCCGTGGCCCAAGAAGGGGCAACCTATTTGGATCCGCAAATTGCTCGCCGAGTCATTGATCACCTCAAGCCCCCCACCCGTCCCACCCAAATTGGTCAATTGTCACAACGAGAGTTGGAGGTGCTGCAACTGATGGTGGAGGGATACAGCAATCCGGAAATTGCCAATGCGCTGTATCTCAGTACGAATACGATCAAAACCCACATCCGAGGCATCATGAATAAATTGGCCGTGGACGATCGGGTGCAGGCCGCCGTAGTCGCCCTTCGAGCTGGTTTAGTCTAA
- a CDS encoding PadR family transcriptional regulator: MKFEDIYQFFKDPPPFYLNKELAVCYVFSVLLKGDSYGTELIQLLEQNHPLYRLSDTVLYSALKFLEDNEMVTGYWKKVEGRGRPRRMYQIRPDAVAQAEDLAKLWEGYAVKREANASAK, translated from the coding sequence ATGAAATTTGAGGATATCTACCAGTTTTTTAAGGATCCACCACCTTTCTATCTCAATAAGGAATTAGCCGTTTGCTATGTGTTTTCGGTGCTCCTCAAAGGAGATTCCTACGGGACAGAACTGATTCAACTCTTAGAGCAAAACCATCCTCTGTACCGTCTTTCGGACACCGTGCTCTACAGCGCACTGAAGTTCCTGGAAGATAACGAAATGGTTACAGGCTACTGGAAGAAGGTTGAGGGGCGCGGTCGTCCTCGCCGGATGTATCAGATCCGTCCGGACGCTGTAGCACAGGCCGAAGACCTGGCGAAACTCTGGGAAGGGTATGCCGTGAAGCGGGAAGCCAATGCTTCAGCAAAATAG
- a CDS encoding DUF3155 domain-containing protein: MARRRKRKSRRRQEGRRILESVPQFSIDCGDDKPVTAARRFIHAEGILPPALLLVKRNEHTTDRYFWAEKGLFGAQYVEENHFLFPSLRQSEDDAEPVAVGAHG, translated from the coding sequence TTGGCAAGGAGACGCAAGCGCAAGAGTCGGCGACGTCAAGAAGGGCGTAGAATCCTGGAAAGTGTGCCTCAATTTAGCATTGACTGTGGTGATGATAAACCAGTCACCGCAGCTCGCAGGTTCATTCATGCTGAAGGCATTCTTCCCCCCGCCCTGCTTTTAGTGAAACGTAACGAGCATACCACCGATCGGTACTTCTGGGCAGAGAAAGGATTATTTGGGGCTCAGTACGTTGAAGAGAACCATTTTCTTTTCCCTAGCTTACGGCAGTCAGAAGATGACGCTGAGCCCGTTGCTGTTGGGGCTCACGGCTAG